The Blastopirellula marina nucleotide sequence CCCCTTGTCCCGGCAAGCCCTGGCCGACTGAACAAGGTAAACGTCACCACCGGCGGTGCTCGTCCATTGAGCCTGGCCCCTGGTCGCGAGTTTTGGTCGGTTAAACCACCAGCCGCTTTACCGGAAGTGACGCTGCAAGATTCGATTATCACGGTTCCTTTGGAAAAGCCCTTCTTTGGCAAGATGGCCCTGGGGATTGCTGGTCGCGCGCCGACGGTGATCGTCAACGTCTACCAGGAAGGTCGCAAGGCGGCCGACAACTACGGGCGTTTTATGCTCGTCGATCCGACCACGCAAAAGAGCTCAGCCGTGACCGAGTTTGAACAGCCGTATCGGGTTGTCGCCGTTGCCCCCAACGCGGCAATGTTCGCGGCAATTCGCGTCGAAGGATGGGACACAGGCAACGATCTCGCACTCTTTTCCATCAACGGACAGACGATCACCCCGCTGTATGAGTTCACCGTCGGTGGCGGCAGTTGGAAAGAGTTCGTGTCGGCAAAGTTTCTCCCTAACAACCGCCTGGCTGTTGTCACCAAGGATAAGAAGCTGACGTTCTGGGACTTGAGCGGCACCGTCCCGCGAGCCGTGCAGCAGGGAGAACTGGCCGACTCCGTGCATGTCAGCTTTTCGCCGGCTGGCGAACTGATGGCCTTTCCGGCGAAGAAGTACGTTGGCTTTTTGGATACGTCCAATGGAAACATCGTCGGCAGCATCGAGCCAGAGTCGGACGTCGAGCGGGCCGCGATATCCGCCGATGGCAAACGAGTGGCCATAAAGTTGTGGGACAAGCTGGTCATTTACAGCATGGAGGACGGCACGCACATCAAGACAATCCCTGTGGCCGATACGGGGGACGACGATCTGACTTGGGTGGGTGAGTACGTCAAGCTCAATGAAACCGTCTACGACGTCGAGCGAACGTTGCCCCTGTGGACGTACAAAACACGTTCCTCGGCCAAGCAGGTTTATGGCGATCGGATGTTTGCCTGCTTCGGCGACAAGCAGTCGAGCCAGTTGACCATCACCACCTTGCCGCATGAAGCAGCCATTCGCACGGCGGAAACGGTCGATCCGAAGACGCTGTACGTGATGTCGCCGGGAAGTGCGGTTCGGGTGAACTACCAGTTTGTCAACGTACCGGACGACTATCAACGACAGATCGAAGACGCAGTCAGTGCTAAGCTGAAAGAAAGTAGCTGGGTGAACAACAACAACGCCAGCGTCATACTGGAGGTCTCGGTGCACGAGGGGGACGAGAAGGAAGAAGATTACTACACCGAGAAGGCTCGCACACTCGGCGGCATTGTCCTTCCTCCGCGTCCCTTCGGCGTTCGCCCCAATGGCCCCAGCGAAAAGGTCAAGTTCCGTCCCTGGGTGCATAGCTTCGTGCTCAAGAATGGCAACGATGTTTTATTCAAAGGCGAGTACACCCGCGGGGCACCAAGCAGCTTTCAAACCGAAGAAGGGGAAGAGATTCAAGCCGCCGTGCTGAAACTCATCCACCCAGACCCGAAGTGGTTTGGCCGCATCAAGGTCCCCTCTTATATTTTGAAGTCGACCATCCGCGAGGGCCTGGGCGAATCGAATCTGACCGCTTCAGGCTTGAACTGAAACCAGGCTAACCGCGCCGCGCATTGCGGTAGTCGCGCGGAGACATACCGGTCGCACGACGAAACTGCCGCGTGAAGGCGCTTTGGTCGGAATAACCGGCCTGCATGGCGATGCTCGAGATCGACTCGTCCGAGGTCCTCAGGCGGCGCTGAGCCAGGTCGATCCGCAGTTTCAACAGCCACTGCCCGGTCGTTAAACCGAACACGCGTCGCATGCGGCGGTCGAGCTGGTAAGGGGACATCTCCGCAATATCGGCCAGGTCGGCAACGCTGGGGGGATCATGCAGGTTGGCTTCCGCAAAATTGATGGCGGCAATCACGTGCTGATATTCATCGGTCGAAAGATCCGGAAGTCGCAGGTCTTGCGAAACACCCACCAGGCCGACCACTTCCCCAGTGCGACTGCGCAGCGGCAACTTGCTGGTCAAGCACCACCCCACGTCACGGGTCGCATAGAAATGAAGTTCCAACTGACCGACCAACGGTTGCCCCGTTTCCAGCACTTTGCGGTCCTGGTCCTCGAAGCTTTGCGCAAGTGGTGGTCGCAACACCTCGCCAGGCAGGCGTCCCAGCAGATCGCTCTTGCTATGAGCGCCGCAGCGTTGGACGAGCGTGTTGTTGACGACCAGGTACTGGCCTTTCGTGTTTTTGATAAAAAACACAATGTCAGGCAGGTGGTCGAACAGCTCTTCGCCGGTGAACGGCTTGTCCAACTGACCGAGAATTTCCTGTATTTCCGTGATCATAGGCCCCTTCTATATGTATGCGCAAATTCAAGTCGCAATTGGGTCGTTTGTCAAGACAAAACGGCACCGGACAGGGTAATATCAGGGAAACATCGAATCTTACTCCAGCCCTTCCTTTTACCGAGTAGCGCGAGTGAACGATAAATCGCAAGTATTCCGCGGCTGTATTCCAGCACTCATGACCCCGTGCCAGAAAGATGGTACGCCCAACTTCGAGGCACTGGTCGCCAAAGGCAAAGAGCTGATCGACGTCGGCATGTCGGCGGTCGTCTATTGCGGGTCGATGGGAGACTGGCCGCTGCTGACCGATGCCCAGCGTCAGGAAGGGGTTCGGCAACTCACGGCGGCTGGCGTGCCCGTGGTCGTTGGCACTGGAGCCCAGAATCCGAAGCTCGCCGCGGCGCATGCGGCTCATGCGAAAGAAGTGGGCGCTGCCGGGTTGATGGTCATTCCGCGGGTTCTTTCACGCGGGACTTCCAAGACTGCTCAGCGCGATCACTTCTCGGCCATCCTCACCGCGGCAGGCGACTTGCCGGCGGTGATTTACAACAGCCCCTACTACGGTTTTGAAACCAAAGCCGACTTGTTCTTCGACCTGCGACGCGAATTTTCCAACCTGGTCGGTTTCAAGGAATTCGGCGGAGCGAACTCGCTGACCTACGCTGCCGAACACATCACTGGTACCAACCCAGACCTGGTGTTGATGGTGGGTGTCGACACGCAGGTCTACCACGGCTTTATTCGCTGCAATGCCAAGGGGGCGATCACCGGTGTGGGCAATGCCTTGCCGAAAGAGGTGCTGCGATTGGTCGAATTGTGCGAGAAAGGAGCCGCGGGGTGTGCCCAGTCACGTAAACTCGCGTGGGAATTGAACGAAGCATTGACCGTTCTGTCGACCTTCGACGAAGGGCCGGACCTGGTGCTGTATTACAAGTACCTGATGGTCCTGGAAGGAAATCCCGAGTACGAGCATCACTTCAACGAAACCGACAAGCTGAGCCCCAGTCAGCGAGACTACTTGAAAGCACAGTGGGAACTGTTCCGCAAATGGTGGGATTCGTGGCCTGGCTCGCAAGGTTAGTTTCCCCCTTCTTCTTTCTGCTTCGCTGGACAGTGCTGAATGATTACCCCCTCGCATCCTGAACGCGTGCTGATTGTCGGTTCTGGGATTGTCGGAATTGCCTGTGCCCACTATCTCTCGAAACAGGGATTGAAGGTCACCGTGATCGACCGCGGGACGATCGCCGGTGCGTGTTCGCATGGCAACTGCGGCTACATTTGCCCCAGCCACGTCTTGCCCCTGACCGAGCCGGAGGCCGTGCGTACCGCTGCGAAATCCTTGCTGCAGCCGAATGCTCCGTTCCGCGTGAAACCACGCTTCAGTCCGGCGATGTGGAACTGGATGTGGCAGTTCGCGCGGCGCTGTAACCATAAGCAGATGCTTTCGGCTGGGGCCGCGCTCAAGTCGATCCTCGATGCTTCGATGAGCGAGTATCGACGCCTGGTTCAGGAAGAGTCGCTCGACTGCGAGTGGAAAGAGACTGGCCTACTGTATGTCCTGCAAACCGAGAAGGGCATGCGATCGTTCGCCGAGACCGATCGCTTCCTGACCGATCACTTTGGTGTTTCCGCCCAGCGTCTCGACGGCAGCGAGCTTTCCCGTTTCGAGCCAGCGTTGAACGACAACCTGGCCGGCGCGTTCCATTACTCCGGCGATGCTTCGGTACGGCCAGATCGACTAAATGCCGACTGGACGGGCAAGCTCAAGCAGCGCGGGGTGACGTTTCTGGAAAACTGCGAATTACAACACATCGAGAAAGAGAACGGCCGCATCGTTTGCCTGCATACCTCGCACGGCGCGCTGGATGCCGATCAGTTTGTGATTGCGACCGGTGCCTGGAGCACGCGACTGGGCAAGTCGCTGGAGTGCCGTATTCCGATCGAACCTGGCAAGGGATATTCGGTGACGATGTCGAGACCATCGAAGTGCCCCCAGTACCCGATGCTTCTGCCGGAACACAAAGTGGGCGTTTCGCCCTTTGAAGGGGGTTACCGCTTGGGATCGATGATGGAGTTCTGCGGATACGACGAATCGATTCCAGAGAAACGGATTGAGCAGCTTCGCCAGTCGGCCAGACCCTACCTACGGACGCCGGATACCCCGGAAACACATTCGACCTGGTACGGCTGGCGGCCCATGACCTGGGATAGCCTGCCCATCATCGGGCAAGTTCCACGTCTGAAGAACGCCTACCTGGCGACCGGGCACAACATGTTAGGACTGAGCATGGCCACGGCGACCGGGCGTCTGGTGAGCGAAATGATGACACAATTGACACCGCACATCGATCCCGAACCGTACTCCCCCCTTCGATTTGCCTAGCGCGGAGCCTCCACCAAGTACATTTTTGAGAAGTTCCCCCTCGACGGCTTGTTTTTGATTAGAATGGGGAGGGAATCCCCCTATCTTCTTACCTTCCTTGAAAAGCTCCACTGTTTGAGGTGCCCCTTGATACAAACAGTCCTGTCGTTCGCGCGGTTTACTACTGCGTTTGTTTTGTCGCTGATTCTGTTCTCTACGATCGCCACGATCAGCCAGGCAGCCGATGACGCCAAGCGTCCTGATCGTAACGTCATCTTCTTCATCACCGATGACGAAAGCCCCACGCTGGGTTGCTATGGCGACAAAGTTGCCGTGACGCCAACCATCGACGCATTGGCCAAGGACGGAACGCTGTTTCGCAACGCGTTTGCAACTACGGCCAGTTGCAGTGCCAGTCGCTCGGTGGTGTTGACCGGCCTGCACAATCATATGAATGGCCAGTACGGTCATACGCACCACTTCCACAAGTTTTCTTCGTACCACGATGTGGTCAGCCTGGCTCTGCCACGCTTGATGGCTCAGGCCGGCTATCGCACCGGTCTGTGCGGCAAGTATCACGTGGCACCGGAAGCGGTCTTCCACTTCGAGAAGACGATCCCCGGCAACACGCGTTCACCAGTCGAGATGGCCAACAACTGCAAGGACTTCATCACGGCCGACAGCGACAAGCCGTTCTTCCTGTACTTTGCCACCAGCGATCCGCACCGCGGCGGTGGAGTGGATAAGACTTCACCCTTGGAACTGAAGCCAGACCTCTTTGGCAACAAGCCCAACAAGAAGGCTTACCCAGGCATCGAAGAAGTCTTCTACGATCCCGCCGAGGTCCCCATTCCCGAGTTCCTTTCCGACACGCCTGATACTCGCGCAGAACTGTCGCAGTACTACCAGGCCGTTTCGCGTATCGATCAGGGTTTAAAGCGACTGGTCGATATCCTGAAAGAGAACGGCCTGTACGACAAGACGATGATCATCTTTACGGCCGACCACGGCATGGCGTTCTCAGGCGGTAAAACCACGGTTTACGAAGGTGGCCTGCGTGTTCCTTTCGTCGTGCGTAATCCATACGAGAAGAAGCGTGGCGTTGAAACGGATGCGATGATCAGCCACGTCGACATCACCCCTTCGATCCTGGACTTCGCAGGCGGATTGGATCGCGAAGCACAGCGTCCGAAGCACCCGATTAATGCCAATGCGTTCTGGAAGGAACGTGGCGAGGCCCTGCAAGAGAATCGCAACGGCGGCAACAAGTTCGATCAATATCACGGCAAGTCGTGGATTCCGCTCTTAGGCGACCCAGAAGCGACAACGCACGATTCGATCTTCGCGTCGCACACGTTCCACGAGATCCAGATGTACTACCCCATGCGAGTCTATCGCGACAAGCACTTCAAGTTGATCTGGAACATCGCTCATAAGCTGGACTACCCTTTCGCGTCGGACCTGTGGGCCGCTTCAAGCTGGCAGGCACAGTATCAGAAGGGGGAAGATGCTCCTTACGGTAACAAGACCGTAGGCGAGTACATTCATCGTCCCGAGTTCGAGTTTTTCAACATCGAGACCGATCCCGAAGAAACGCTGAACCTGGCCAACGATCCGGCCTACGCCGAGAAACTGGAAGAGTACAAGGCCAAGCTCAAAGCCAAGCAAAAAGAACTCGACGATCCTTGGATCATGAAGTGGAGCTACCAATAACGATGGCTCGCTTCGATTGAGTTGAACTCGCGAAGGCCCTTCAATCCTTACTTGAAGGGCCTTTTTCATGCGCGAATTCGTGTCGAAATGGTGCGATTTGAAGAAATAAACGCGAGAAATATTTCTACTGATTGAGTTTTCAGGCGATCTTTGGCAACATGATCCCCCGCCCGCGTCCCCACCGCGGTGGATCCACTTCATCTGCAAATCAATCAAAAGGCCTCTGATGCTCCTTCGACGGATTCTTTGCCGGCAAGCTCTCCTTCTCGTTGCGGCAACGCTTCTCTTTGCGACCTCTACTGGCGAGAGCCAGGCAGAAACGCAACTCGATTGGACGCAGCTACCAGACCTGCCCAGCGAACTGGGCGTTGCCGGCCCCTTTGCCGGCATCAGCAACGACGCGTTGATTGTCGCCGGTGGGGCAAACTTTCCGCGCCCCGTCTGGGAGTCGAACAAACAGTGGGTCGATGCCATCCACGTATTGGTTCGCACGAGTGATGGTTACAGCTGGAAAGAAGGAGGCACGCTCCCTCGCCCTACCGCGTACGGAGCAAGCGTCAGCACGAAGCTGGGTGTACTGTGCTTGGGTGGCAATGACACAGAAGACGTTTTCGCCGAAGCGTACTTTTTGAAATGGAATGGTCAAAAGATCGAGACGATCGCGTGTGCTCCCCTGCCCCAACCCACCGTCTATGCCCAGGCCGCTATGATCGGCGATACGGTCTATGTTGCCTGCGGACAGAGTAAGCCAGAGCTTACCAGTGCGACCAGTTCGTTGTGGAGCCTGGACCTTTCGCAGCCGGGCAGCCCGCAGGACTTCCAGTGGAAAGAGCTGCCCCCGCTGCCAGGGCCGACGCGGGCATTCGCGATGGTTGCTGCTCAGCACGATGGCTTCCACGATGCGATCTACGTAATGGGAGGACGCCGTGACGCCAATGGGCAAACGGAATTCCTCACCGACGTTTGGCAGTTCGTTCCTAAGACCAATACCTGGCACCAGCGCAAAGATGCTCCCAGGGCCATGATGGCCGGCGAAGCGATCGGTGTGGGACAGAGTCATATCTTCGTGCTTGCCAGTGCCGACGAAAGCAATTGGGGCAAAGAAGACCAGCTTAGGGACAACCACCCAGGCTTTCCCCAAGAAGCATTCGCTTACCACACCATCACCGACTCGTGGGCCCGCATTGGCGAAACACCTGCCTGTCCCGTAACGACGACCGCCGTGCGGTGGGGAGATTCCGTTATCCTGCCCAGCGGAGAGGTACGTCCTCGTGTTCGTTCGCCCCACATCTGGAAGATCACCGCCAGCACACCAGCCAAGAGCTTTGGGGTTTTGAATTACCTGGTGCTGTTTGGCTACCTGCTGGCCATGGTGGGCATTGGGGTTTACTTCACCCAGAAGAATAAGAACACCGACGACTACTTTCGCGGCGGCAAGCAGATCCCCTGGTGGGCCGCTGGCTGTAGCATCTTTGCGACTATGCTCAGCTCGTTGACGTTCACCGGGCTCCCTTCGAAAGCATTCGCACAAGATTGGGTGTATGCCGTCTCGAATTTCACGATTCCCGTGGTTGCGATTCTGGCGGTTTACGTCGCGTTACCCTTCTATCGTCGCATCGACGCAACCAGTGCCTACGAGTACCTGGAAATGCGTTTTGGTCGTTTGACGCGGATGTTTGCCAGTATGAGCTTCGTCTTCTTCCATCTTTTTCGGATGGCAATCGTGATGTCTCTCACCGCGTTGGCTTTGGCGGTGGCCACGCCTCTGACGCCGGTGCAATCGGTTCTGCTGATGGGCGTGCTGAGCATCGTCTACTGCACGATGGGTGGGATCGAGGCGGTAATCTGGACCGATACGATCCAAACGTTTGTCTTGCTGGGCGGTGCTATCTTGGCGCTGGTCTTATTGATAGGTGGGGTCGATGGTGGTTTCGCTGGTTTTTGGGATATTGCCCAATCGGCCGACAAGTTCAATATGGTGAACTCCAATTGGGACGTCACCAACGCCCAGGTTGCGTTGTGGGTGATCCTGGCCGGAGCCGTCGCGCAGAACATTTCTTCTTACACCGCAGATCAGGCCGTCGTGCAGCGATACGTCACAACATCGACCGAGCAACTAGCGGCTCGTTCGATTTGGATGAGTGCGATACTCACTATCCCGGCCACGATTTTATTCTTTGGGATCGGTACGGCGCTATTCGCCTTTTACCAAAGCCAGCCAGGAAAGCTTGATCCGCTGATTACAACCGATCAGATCTTTCCCCTGTTTATCGCGCGCGAAATACCTGTCGGTCTGGCAGGTTTGATCGTGGCTGGCGTCTTCGCGGCTGCCCAGTCGACTGTTTCGACCAGCATGAACTCGTCGGCGACGACAATCATCGTTGACTTTCTGCGGCCACTTCGCTTCTGCACGACCGAACGTGGATACTTGTACGCCGCCAGGACCTGTACGTTTCTGGTGGGGACGATCGGAACGCTTCTGGCGTTGCTATTTGTCAATCCGGATATTCGTTCGCTGTTCGATGCGTTCATTATGATCCTGGGGATCTTCATGGGCATCTTGGGCGGACTGTTTCTGTTGGGAGCATTTACCCGGCGAACGAATCAACTGGGCGCGCTGTGCGGCGCGTTGTTCGGAGCCGCGGCTATGTTGGCCTTGTGGAAATTCACCAGGGTCAACAGCTTCGTTTATCCGGCGGCGGGATTAACGGTTTGCTTTGTAGTCGGGTACGTGGCGAGCCTTTTCACGGGTGGTGCCCCGCCGAATCTGGCGGGGCTGACGATTTACGATGCTCCTTCCAGCGATGACGAACGGGCGATGCCGACAACCACTAGCCAGACCAACTAAACTTCAGCGGCTGCCCGGCTGATCAACTGCCTGGCGACGGTCTGAACGCCGGTGTGCTCGTAGTAGTCGGTTGTCATGTCGATTACCGAGGCCATCCAATCCATGCTTCCTTCCCAGCGATCGGAAACCCCTTTTAAGCTACCAGCGACCTTTTCGACCGTGATGCTGTGCTTCGCGACGAAATCCCCTGCCCAGTCTTTGATTGAACCCAACCCCTCTTGCATGAACCCGAGTTGCTCTTTGGTCGAGTCACCGGGAATCATGCCGGCAACGCGTTGAAAGCGTTCGTTACCGGCGAGTTCTGAAACGCCAGACGAATCGAGCATTCCCATCGCCTTCGAGACAAAGTCTGGTCCTAGCGGCAAGACCCCATCGACACACACCAATGCCGTCATCCGCATGAGTGCTTCGTGCCGATAGTCGGCCAACGACTCGACAAAGTCGCCGATGCTGTCCCCCGGAAGGCCATTGAGCGAACAAAACGCCACGATCTCGGCAACCAGCTTCAACCCAAGATCAACCGCCTGCGTAGTATCGGCCTTAGGAGTGACGTTATTCAAGAAGCTGAGAAAGCTGAAGTTTTCTGCCATCTTGGAAAGGAACGACGCGAAGCCGGCAACTCCTTGCGTGGAATCGATCGTCTGGTAAAGCCACAAAGTACGCTGGTATCCTTGCGACGAGTCGTTGAACAAGTAGATGGCTCTTTCGCCGACCTGCTGAATGAACTTTTCATCGGTCGACTTGGTGACGTCTTTCACCATCCCTTCAAAACTGGTGATGTTGGTGTATTCGCCCGGCGTTACCCAGTCGAGCGCCCCGAGAAGACTAGCCGTCAGGCCCATGCTCGGCAAATCGTCAACGACTTTGAAGAAAGGTCGTGCCATGATTCGTTTTCCTTACCACAAGAACCGCTAGAGAAGCATTTGTCAGTCGTTAGAACGCGTTGGCTAATCCACCCAGATCAAACTTTTCGAGCCACTTCATCCGATCCTCTTCGGTTAAAGCGTCTCCTTCCGATTGCACTTGAACCTGAAAGCGATCCGCCACTAGCATCGAAGTGGTCTTGTCGCGATGGACGACCGGGTAACCTTGAATACGGACCGTGGATCCCTGGTACTTTTCGCGTGCCGTCGGATTGTTGCGGGTATCGGAAATGGAAAGCATGGCGATCAGCTTGCCATCGCGATTGAGCGAGGCCTGCGAGAAGCCGTCTTTCTCTTGCTTATAGACGATGTCAACTCCGTCTGTCTGGGCCGGAAAAAACTTGTTGAAAACGGCTCCATCCAAGGCCGCTTCCGAGACGGCAGTAGCTCCTTCCTGAGTGGCCTGCTGGGCCGCGTCCCACCGCGACTCCGACTCCCAACAACCCAACAGAACTGGGCAGAGAACCAAAATTGAAATCAAGAACCATCGCGAGAAAGCCTGACGGTTATTCATGGGAAAACCACCCCCGAGGGTCGAGATAAGAGAAGTGTCATTCCCTTCAAGTTACCTAATTCCCTGATCTACTTCGCCTAAATTATTTGCAAAACATCAGAACTTAAACTTTCCTGACATGGCCTCCGACCAGGTTTACCTCAACGGTCAATTACATGTCGCATGGGTAGCGAAGATTTCTCGCCGGCGATATGAATAAAAGAGCAGCAATGGGTTCCTCTGGTTGAGACGATTGAGCGTATAACGAAGGACTTTGGATGAAATACGAGTTTCAAGAGGGACTACTCGAGCAGATTTTCGACTGCCTGGGGGACGTGGTTTATTGCGTGAAAGATCTGCAAGGACGCTACACGTTCGTGAACCATGCGTTCGCCGAACGGATAGGGGTGGCCGACCCGGCCGAGTTGATCGGCAAGCAGGCTTCTCAGTATTTCCCAGCGGAACTTGCTAAAGTTTACGACGACCAGGACCGGGAAGTGATCCGCACCGGGCAGCCATTGAAAGATCAATTGGAACTAATCTCTCAAGCCGATGGCTCGCGAGGCTGGTATTTATCGAACAAGTTCCCCCTGCTTAACAAAACGGGGGAAACGATCGGCCTGGTGGGTGTTTCGCAAGACCTGAATCAGCCCAGCGACAGCGATCTGGAACTGGCAGATTTGAATGTCGTTGTCGACTACATCCGACAGCACATCGCCCAGCCACTGAAGACGGAAGAGCTGGCCGAAGTGGTTCATCTATCGGTAACCCAGCTCGATCGGCGAATGCGGCGCGTGTTCCGTCTTTCGACCAAAAAGTTCGTGATGAAGTACCGACTGGACTTGGCCCAGCAACTGTTGTTATCCAGCGAAAAGTCCTTGTCCGAGATTGCTTTGGAGTGCGGTTTTAGCGACCAAAGCGCCTTCACCCGGCACTTTGGTGCCGCAGCCAACCAAACCCCGCTCGCGTACCGAAAGTCGCACCAGAAGCTGGGTTAGGAAAATCCGCTTTTTTTACCACCATATTTTGGCGTAAACTACCGTGCGCGGCGCTGGAAATGCTCAATACCTGAAGGGGTGGTCATTCCTAGAATTCAAACAAATGAATTTCTAGGCTTACTCCTGAAGGTATCACCGTGTCTATCGTCACGCAGTCGCAACGAAAAATGGATATTTCGATCATCGATGTTATCGCCCGCGAAGCGATTCCACTCGCGGCGGATATCCTTCGTGCATCGAAATCGCGTGAAACGACAGAAGACCGAGCCAACCTGGCCAAGGTTGCCGGGCTGATCAGCGATCATGACGGTAAAGAGCTTACGGTGGCGATGGCCGACCAGGTACTGCGGATTAAGAACCCGCGTCGCTCGGCATATCACTTGCAATCACTCGTGCAGCAGTATGGGCTGCCAAAATACTTCAGTCCCCTCGATCGCTGTTTATTGCAAATCGGCGTCTGGGCGGCACAAGTGGCACCGAGTCTGGTGATGCCACTGATTCGCAAGCGAATTCAAACCGACTCGTCCCACGTAATCATCTCGGCCGAACCACAGCCTTTCGCACGCTACCTCGAGCAGCGGAAGCGTGACGGGATTCGCATCAACCTGAACCAACTGGGGGAAGCGGTCCTCGGCCAGCAGGAAGCCGAACGTCGACTTCAAACGTACATCGAGCGCATTGAAGACCCCGCCATCAAATATGTCTCCGTGAAACTGTCGTCGGTTGCGGCCCATATTAGCTTGACCGGCTACAAAGAGACGCTGGCAGAACTGAAGGAACGGCTGCGTATTCTTTATCGCTCGGCGATGTCCGCGGGAGAGGGAAAGCACAAGTTCGTCAATCTCGACATGGAAGAATATCGCGACCTTTACTTGACGGTCGATGTCTTCCGCTCGGTATTGGACGAGCCCGAGTTTTGCGACCTTTCTGCAGGGATCGTATTGCAAGCCTACCTGCCTGATTCGCACGTCGCTCAGCAGTCCCTTACGCAGTGGGCCAGGCAGCGTGTTGCTCGAGGCGGAGCCGATATCAAGATTCGCCTGGTGAAGGGAGCCAACCTGGCCATGGAACAGGTCGAAGCCTCGCTCAATGGTTGGCCGCAAGCTCCTTACCATACCAAAAACGAAACCGATGCGAACTACAAGCGGATGGTCGAGTATGCATTTCGACCTGAAAACGCCGAGGCCGTACGCATTGGCCTGGCCAGTCACAACTTGTTCGATATCGCATTCGCACTGCGTCTGGCACAACATCGCGAAGTGACCCATCGCGTCGACTTCGAGATGCTGGAAGGTATGGCCAATGCCCAGGCTCGCGAGATGCGTGATCGTACCGGCGACCTGCTCGTTTATGCACCGATTTGCTACGACGCCGATTTCGACTCGGCGGTCGCCTACCTGGTTCGTCGCTTCGACGAGAATACCCAGCCAGGCAGCTTCCTTGGTTCGCTATTTGCCATGGAAGTCGACTCGCCTGCCTGGCACGAGCAAAGCCAGCGTTTCCTCGATGCGTGCCAACTGGCCCAGTCCGATCAGCTGGCCACTACTCCCAATCGCCGACAAGACCGAGGGACCGAGCACTTCATCCCCACCACTGTCGAGCAGCCATTCGCGAACGCTGCGAACACGGACTTTGCGATTCCCGCCAATCGCCAGTGGATCGAAGAGTTGGTCGACGTATGGAAAGACAAAACGTTCGGCACCATCCCCGTTCAAGTAGGAGGGGTCGAAGAAACGACCGAGAACCTCACCGATGGCCTCGATCCTTCCCGGCCAGGCAAGGTACTTTATCGCTACGCGAATGGGAATGCTACGCACGTGGAACTGGCACTACAAACGGCCAGCCAGTCTCAATCGGCGTGGGAGGAACTAGGTATCGAGAAGCGTGCTCAGATCCTACGCCAATTCGCCACCGTTGCCGCGCAGCAGCGTGGTGAAACGATTGGCGTGATGATGGGTGACGCTGGCAAGGCC carries:
- a CDS encoding SHD1 domain-containing protein, with the protein product MNPARFISYRYLSVIVICGALFPTMALAGEPTGALAKYAENRTWVDGTGKFQIGGTLKSADEKQVQILKSDGRVVTVPLDKLSEKDRQFVDEFLKAEAAQNDPNNPFAGGEPENPFAGGSTAAMPATAANVPLVPASPGRLNKVNVTTGGARPLSLAPGREFWSVKPPAALPEVTLQDSIITVPLEKPFFGKMALGIAGRAPTVIVNVYQEGRKAADNYGRFMLVDPTTQKSSAVTEFEQPYRVVAVAPNAAMFAAIRVEGWDTGNDLALFSINGQTITPLYEFTVGGGSWKEFVSAKFLPNNRLAVVTKDKKLTFWDLSGTVPRAVQQGELADSVHVSFSPAGELMAFPAKKYVGFLDTSNGNIVGSIEPESDVERAAISADGKRVAIKLWDKLVIYSMEDGTHIKTIPVADTGDDDLTWVGEYVKLNETVYDVERTLPLWTYKTRSSAKQVYGDRMFACFGDKQSSQLTITTLPHEAAIRTAETVDPKTLYVMSPGSAVRVNYQFVNVPDDYQRQIEDAVSAKLKESSWVNNNNASVILEVSVHEGDEKEEDYYTEKARTLGGIVLPPRPFGVRPNGPSEKVKFRPWVHSFVLKNGNDVLFKGEYTRGAPSSFQTEEGEEIQAAVLKLIHPDPKWFGRIKVPSYILKSTIREGLGESNLTASGLN
- a CDS encoding AraC family transcriptional regulator, whose protein sequence is MITEIQEILGQLDKPFTGEELFDHLPDIVFFIKNTKGQYLVVNNTLVQRCGAHSKSDLLGRLPGEVLRPPLAQSFEDQDRKVLETGQPLVGQLELHFYATRDVGWCLTSKLPLRSRTGEVVGLVGVSQDLRLPDLSTDEYQHVIAAINFAEANLHDPPSVADLADIAEMSPYQLDRRMRRVFGLTTGQWLLKLRIDLAQRRLRTSDESISSIAMQAGYSDQSAFTRQFRRATGMSPRDYRNARRG
- a CDS encoding dihydrodipicolinate synthase family protein gives rise to the protein MNDKSQVFRGCIPALMTPCQKDGTPNFEALVAKGKELIDVGMSAVVYCGSMGDWPLLTDAQRQEGVRQLTAAGVPVVVGTGAQNPKLAAAHAAHAKEVGAAGLMVIPRVLSRGTSKTAQRDHFSAILTAAGDLPAVIYNSPYYGFETKADLFFDLRREFSNLVGFKEFGGANSLTYAAEHITGTNPDLVLMVGVDTQVYHGFIRCNAKGAITGVGNALPKEVLRLVELCEKGAAGCAQSRKLAWELNEALTVLSTFDEGPDLVLYYKYLMVLEGNPEYEHHFNETDKLSPSQRDYLKAQWELFRKWWDSWPGSQG
- a CDS encoding NAD(P)/FAD-dependent oxidoreductase produces the protein MITPSHPERVLIVGSGIVGIACAHYLSKQGLKVTVIDRGTIAGACSHGNCGYICPSHVLPLTEPEAVRTAAKSLLQPNAPFRVKPRFSPAMWNWMWQFARRCNHKQMLSAGAALKSILDASMSEYRRLVQEESLDCEWKETGLLYVLQTEKGMRSFAETDRFLTDHFGVSAQRLDGSELSRFEPALNDNLAGAFHYSGDASVRPDRLNADWTGKLKQRGVTFLENCELQHIEKENGRIVCLHTSHGALDADQFVIATGAWSTRLGKSLECRIPIEPGKGYSVTMSRPSKCPQYPMLLPEHKVGVSPFEGGYRLGSMMEFCGYDESIPEKRIEQLRQSARPYLRTPDTPETHSTWYGWRPMTWDSLPIIGQVPRLKNAYLATGHNMLGLSMATATGRLVSEMMTQLTPHIDPEPYSPLRFA
- a CDS encoding sulfatase encodes the protein MILFSTIATISQAADDAKRPDRNVIFFITDDESPTLGCYGDKVAVTPTIDALAKDGTLFRNAFATTASCSASRSVVLTGLHNHMNGQYGHTHHFHKFSSYHDVVSLALPRLMAQAGYRTGLCGKYHVAPEAVFHFEKTIPGNTRSPVEMANNCKDFITADSDKPFFLYFATSDPHRGGGVDKTSPLELKPDLFGNKPNKKAYPGIEEVFYDPAEVPIPEFLSDTPDTRAELSQYYQAVSRIDQGLKRLVDILKENGLYDKTMIIFTADHGMAFSGGKTTVYEGGLRVPFVVRNPYEKKRGVETDAMISHVDITPSILDFAGGLDREAQRPKHPINANAFWKERGEALQENRNGGNKFDQYHGKSWIPLLGDPEATTHDSIFASHTFHEIQMYYPMRVYRDKHFKLIWNIAHKLDYPFASDLWAASSWQAQYQKGEDAPYGNKTVGEYIHRPEFEFFNIETDPEETLNLANDPAYAEKLEEYKAKLKAKQKELDDPWIMKWSYQ